A single region of the Oncorhynchus keta strain PuntledgeMale-10-30-2019 chromosome 37, Oket_V2, whole genome shotgun sequence genome encodes:
- the or90a1 gene encoding odorant receptor 134-1 — protein MNSSAGLLGNMSYALQIFERDTFTTAFMKNLIMVLVWFSLSYINSIVVATFFMNRVFYGNPRYILFIHMVINDAIQLTVTITLFVLSYIFYTINVSFCCFFILVAVFTTRTSPVNLAGMAIERYISICNPLRHAQICTARRTYTLIGFIWFICVVPDITDLFVTLATESLSFFHTRVFCLRQNVFKDPILTYKRQAFDTIYFSCVFFTLVYTYLRILFIARVLSSEKQSAQRARNTILLHGGQLLMCMMSYTSPTVETVLRFLLPGHILEIRFANYLIVYILPRFLSPIIYGVRDKEFRKYLKRYFVSNWCKGMSHRVNHSEEGENKAGLNKK, from the coding sequence ATGAACTCATCGGCCGGTCTACTAGGAAATATGAGCTATGCCCTGCAGATATTTGAGAGAGACACGTTCACCACTGCCTTCATGAAGAACCTGATCATGGTGCTGGTGTGGTTCAGCCTCAGCTACATCAACAGCATCGTGGTGGCCACTTTCTTCATGAACCGTGTGTTCTACGGGAACCCGCGCTACATCCTCTTCATCCACATGGTCATCAACGATGCCATCCAGCTCACTGTCACCATCACCCTGTTCGTGCTGAGCTACATATTCTATACCATTAACGTGTCCTTCTGCTGCTTCTTCATCCTTGTGGCTGTCTTTACCACCAGGACATCCCCAGTCAACCTAGCTGGCATGGCCATTGAGCGCTACATCTCCATCTGCAACCCCCTCCGCCACGCTCAGATCTGCACGGCACGCCGCACCTACACCCTTATCGGCTTCATCTGGTTCATCTGTGTGGTGCCCGACATCACCGACCTTTTTGTGACCTTGGCCACTGAGTCTTTGAGCTTCTTCCACACACGTGTGTTCTGTCTGAGGCAGAACGTCTTCAAGGACCCCATTCTGACCTACAAGAGGCAAGCCTTCGACACCATCTACTTCTCCTGTGTCTTCTTCACCCTGGTCTACACCTACCTCCGGATCCTGTTCATTGCCAGGGTTCTGTCCTCAGAGAAGCAGTCTGCCCAGCGGGCCAGGAACACCATCCTGCTCCACGGAGGGCAGCTCCTCATGTGCATGATGTCCTACACCTCCCCCACCGTGGAGACTGTCTTGCGTTTCCTCTTACCCGGACACATCCTGGAGATTCGCTTCGCAAATTACCTTATCGTCTATATCCTCCCCAGGTTCCTCAGCCCCATCATCTATGGTGTCCGGGACAAGGAGTTCCGGAAGTATCTGAAAAGGTATTTTGTTAGTAACTGGTGTAAGGGGATGTCGCATCGAGTCAATCATAGTGAAGAGGGAGAAAATAAAGCAGGTTTAAATAAAAAGTAG